ATAAAATGCAGTCATTCAGTATTAATATTCAGGCCTTAATTAAGGCCCGAATAAATTAATGAACTCAAAAATATGCAGGAGGAATGGTTTCATGCCCCAAGCCTAATGTCAAataagttgtttttatattaaaggaacagtgtgtatcaTTTTGGGGGggggatctgttagcagaaatgggatataatattcataactatgttttcattagtgtataatctgaAATCTTACTAACTTAACGTTTTCGTTAGCTtataatgagcccttcatatctacatagggagcagacAAAGAATACAGAAGCAGAGTTGCTGCTAAACTAAACCAAGGTGGTACAAATGTCTGTCAAGTATTATAAAAGCTATTTCATATTGGAAAATCTGATTGTCAGTTGAGTCATGAAGCCCACATTCTCTTCAGCACCAACCTCTGTTGTTGTCAAATCAAACTGTCAATTAGTCTATTGTCAAATATACTTCTAACATTTCAGCTTGTGATTGAGTATGCAATCTGAGAAACAAACAACTGACAGCACTAATTTGGCTCAAGGACAAAGATGAAGGCTGATCCTCAAAGGAAAGTCCTTGGTCACTTGTGTGCAGTGTGGAAATGCCAGCTGACAGTGTGACCTCCCCCCCCCATCTGCCTCAGATAGCCACCAGAGAATAAACCCCTGCATCTGAATTACATATACATGGTAACACTGTAACACCATAGAAAGGTTAGGCACGGACGGAAAGAAACTCTATAACCTCCATTGTCTACTGAAATAAAGTGACATTCAAACAAAATGACTATTCATCCTTCACTCTGGAAACCATTCAGTCATGGAGACAAAAATAATTGTACACCAGTGTGGAATCATCCGACAGAAGACACCAGAGTTCAACCAACACAGCCGGATTGTGTAACTGAACTTCAGCGAGAAAAAAGGCCTTGAATCATGACTCTTCTTCTCTCAGGCCTTAAACACCACTGTAGTCTGTTTGTCTGGGCTGCAATGAACCCATCGGCTTACTCACATGGCCATGTTCTCAATTTAGTTTGCTCATATGGGCAGTCAGAATATGTTCTTTGGCATTTAATGTGCTTTCTCTTGAGAAAGAGAGTGAAATCTGTAGAGTGTAAATCATTAAAGAAGAATTAGGTATAGCCTTTTAGGAGAATAACATATTTTAACCACTTTAAATGCAATTTAATTTGTTTGGCATTAATTGATTCCATCTATTATTCAATCATCTTCATTTCACATGCTCACTGCAGAAGTTCAGTTGTGGATTCACAAGAGGAATACCAACACTTATTGCCTAGCTAATCCTGCCATCTGCAGGCCATATCATGTTACTGCAGAGCATTTGTCTGAATATACTGGATATTATAAAACTTCTTGTGcctataaataaaacagaattaatAGGTGTGACACTGTGAGACCACTTTTATCGTTCGTATTGCTCACAATTTTCAAATACCAAGTTTCTTTATTCGTCATGTGCAAAACAATTACAGCAAGCAgtcgttggcaatgaaaatattGGGTCTGAGattgatggatagatagatagatagatagatagatagatagatagatagatatatagatagatagatgtactctattgatcccaaattgggaaattattgtgttacagcagcaggtaatgcacaggaacagtaaatagagtaaatatacatatcaacacgagataatatctatagtatacacaatataaagagtatattagaatacactatacacttttttctattaacttatttgtttatttaatttattattattattattactttcttttctttgtattaatataattaatctttttttacattttttcattattattttatttattattttatttcttcctttttatttttaatattattattattttattttttttattttattaattttatttcaattttgaatgctgaagttgttttctctagtgtacttattgtgttcGTCTCTAAGTTCAACTACtaaaaaaatggtttataaattattgtaattacgaactgtaaattgaatgtatgaaaacaacctcaaaaaaaggggggaaataaagcatgaaaaaaaaagaaaaaaatagtgcAAGTTAAAATATAGGGCTTAAATATTAACATCCATAATTATAAAATTAGTAATGtaagtatatttttttgtggatgagctgaatgtaaacaggatgtagtatgtatatgcatgatgagtCTCCAGTTCCATCCTCACAGTAGTTTAGACGAAACAATTATGTCACACTGAGCTGTATTTGTCCTTAATGAGCTGCTTTGTCCTCAGAGACCAGATGGTCAAAACACACAGTTTATAACTACACTGATGTAATAATACAGATGAGCCACTAGAGAGAGCTAGTCTGTAATTACACCACCGGAAGTTACAGCCTCTAGTTTCAGTTTCTGCTGCACATCcagctgatctgatctgatctgatctgatctgatgctGTTTCACTGAATAACTTCAGATTATGAGTTCTAACAGACCTGATGTGGATTTGAGCAACAGCCTCGAGAATGTTCCTGTTTTAATTGAGAGGAGTTCAGCTGTTATGACGTTTCCTGAGTTTCAGGTAAAGTTActcatcatctctctctgtaGGTAAACAGGTAAACAGTTAAACAGGTACACAGTTAAACACAACACATGGATGAGTGGAACAAACCATATGTTAGTAGCTTTTCTGTTATTGTGCTAGAGGAGTATTGTAAGAGCAGCTTAGTGACGTTGTCTAAATACAATGTAATGTTATTTAGCTATAGAGACCTTTACAAACTTGACAACCTCTTTCTAAATGAGCCCCTTTGTATTTCCGGTGTTAGGGTTTATCAGGCGACCCTGTTAACTGGCGACTTTCAGCCGAATGAGTCTGTGGTTGTCGTAGTTACTGCAGCTGttgaaagcaggaagagaatacGTAGCTGTCCTCGTGAATGCCTCTTTGTTTAGTATTTCATTACAATGTTTAAACATACCGGATTGGTCTTTGGAGCTTTGGAGTCTTGTTTGTGGAAACGTGTCCGCTATATTCTGCTCGCGTTTGAAACGTTGCTTGTTATGATGATTATGTTGAAATCAGTAAGAGCAGCGTCGCTCTTCCTGTGAGCTAATACAAGTTTCTAAATACACATATTCGTCTTTGGAGCTTGTTGTAGTAAACATGTGTCACGTAGAAGAACTCTTCatccctttaagaaaagaaaaaaattaataaaaatgtcaggTTTCACGGGATTTGAACTCATACCAAAATCACAGCTTGTGAGACAGACGGAGGTTTCCTCCAATGCGCCACCAGCACTGAGGTGCTCACAGGTGAATGTCATATTCATCTCAAATATCATCCGCTAAGTAGTCACTCTGAGACGCAGAAGGCAGCCAGATTAACTTGTGACCACACTGTCCGTGTACTTCACACCATCTGATTTACAACACAAATAagtgtctgttgttgttgttgttgttgttgttgtattcacGTGGAAATATTGAAGTTAGAAAATCTCGCATCAGCTGCAccataaagaaaatgttttcaaaccaAAAAGGCACTGGATTGAGAATTGAcccagacaacaacacagaagtCAAACactcaagttatttttatttaggagAGGCCAACAAATTTCACTTGTAGCCAATCAATCTGCACAACATATGACCCTCTCAAGGGGAAAACATACTATTTATACAAAGGGAGAAGAGGCAGAGAATATTGCAGGGAGTACATGATGTTATGTTCACAATATATGCATCCATTTTTGACATATGGATTGTCCatgttatattttcattatattgttactctgtacacacggaCAGTGTGGTCACAAGTTAATCTGGCTGCCTTCTGCGTCTCAGAGTGACTACTTAGCGGATGATATTTGAGATGAATATGACATTCACCTGTGAGCACCTCAGTGCTGGTGGCGCATTGGAGGAAACCTCCGTCTGTCACACAAGCTGTGATTTTGGTATGAGTTCAAATCCCGTAAAAcctgacatttttattaatttttttcttttcttaaagggatGAAGAGTTCTTCTACGTGACACATGTTTACTACATCAAGCTCCAAAGACGAATATGTGTATTTAGAAACTTGTATTAGCTCACAGGAAGAGCGACGCTGCTCTTACTGATTTCAACATATTCATCATAACAAGCAACGTTTCAAACGCGAGCAGAATATAGCGGACACGTTTCCACAAACAAGACTCCAAAGCTCCAAAGACCAATCCGGTATGTTTAAACATTGTAATGAAATACTAAACAAAGAGGCATTCACGAGGACAGCTACgtattctcttcctgctttcaaCAGCTGCAGTAACTACGACAACCACAGACTCATTCGGCTGAAAGTCGCCAGTTAACAGGGTCGCCTGATAAACCCTAACACcggttgcaatgtttgttaaaggtcccatatcatgctcattttcaggttcatattttttttgtgtttctacttgaacatgtttacatacttaaatgttaaaaaaaaaaactttattttcctcatactgtctgcctgaatatacctgtatttaccatctgttcgaaacgctccgttttagtgcatttcaacggaattgcaacagaattgcgttgctaggcaaccgtTTGGGTTCACATTtacctcctgtcagctgatataatttacatacactgcacccggaaataaactgggacacatttagaatatttatgtttaaaactgagtAATGGTCTAAACactgtagatttgtgacatcacaaatggacagcttgtttcaaaggcagcgtttctgaatatgggctgtgggTATTTCTTCATGGATTGAgccttttgatactttaacagaatttatatagcatttaaacttgctttataatataaaagacatgaaaatctcacttcttacaatatgggacctttaatacagtATCTGACAGGAAGTAGCCTAAAAAGCTGTTGCCGTAGCAACAAAATGGCAATTTAAAGGTCTATAGTGGAACCAATACCTCGATTAAATACATAAGaaactgtgtttatgtgttggAAGTTTcaaattacaattacaattcaATAGCTTTAGGGATGCCAGaaatacaatgaaataaaagacTCAGAAAACATGAGATAATAGAAATAAACACCATCATAATTTGAATGCATTTGACTTATGGTGCCTATGTTGACAGAATGATCTAAAAGTCCTACTGAAGCTTTGTCCAGAAAACATCTGGCTGTGGCAAAAACTAATCAAAACCTGGCAATATTATGCAGGAACATGCTACTACTGAAACCTGGAGGTGATTAACTCTATCAAATGAAGTATATTGTTTCACCAGCAGATGGCAGCAAATCTCTACAGGTTACAGACATAAACATCCTCTGACTACAATAcagggaaacaaaaaaaactgcctCTATAGAACCAAATGAGTTGTCCCATTTAACACTCCTCGCTCACGATGCTCTAGATCTAGTAGACCGTTCTGAATGATTATAATGTTACTAGTTTTTAAAAAACGACATGTAAGTCATCATTGCTGAATGTTGTGAAACAATTCATTGCAAAACATTCAGACCTGTGCTCTAAAACAAAcaactattatttttattaatgatTTCTGCAGAATATTTTCTTGACTAATCTTTCAGTCTATAAAATTTCCATAAAGCTCAAGTAggtgtcttcaaatgtcttgtccaaacaacagtccaaaacccaaattcTATTCAGTTTTctatcacataagacaaagacAAACCGCAAAACTGAAATGAttcatcaattatcaaaatagttggcgactAATTTTCTGCCGATCGACAGAAAATCTTTGAATTGTTTCAGCTgtaaattgttttgtgtttttgttatttacagtagagctgcaacgattaatcgattaattgtcaactattcaatttatcgccaactattttgataattgattaatcgctttgagtaattttttaagaaaaaaacagtaaaatttctctgatttcagcttcttaaatgtgaatatcttctggtttctttactcctctatgacagtaaactgaatatctttgagttgttgacaaaacaagacaacatttttcaccattttttgacattttatagacgaaacgactaatcgattaatcgaaaaaataatcgacaatgaaaatattcattaTTTGTAGCTCtaatttacagttttaaacttTAACTGCTCTTTTTTGTCATTTCTCAGTATTCCCCAGATAATATTCAAGGACCAGGATGCTCTGTTGACCCCAGTGAAGTCACCCTTCCTGGATGCTCCTGCCGTTCCCACTCCTGCTTCCCTGAGAACTGCTCCTGCCTGCAGACACACGGCCAGGCGTACGACAGCACCGGCACACTGCTCACCCTCAGCAGAACAGACTCTGGGTACTGCTCGCCTGTGTTCGAGTGTAATGCCCTTTGCACCTGCAGCGACGCCTGCTCTAACCGGGTGGTGCAGAGAGGGTTGAGACTCAGGTTGGTGGTTTACGGCACAGAGAACAGGGGCTGGGGAGTACGGACACTAGAGGCAATCCCCTGTGGGACGTTCGTGTGCGAGTATGCAGGAGAGGTGATCAGTTTTGAGGAGGCCAGACGCAGACAGCTCGCCCAAAGATCCGAAGAAAATAACTACATCATTGCAGTAAGGGAGCATGCAGGCACGGGCTCCATCACTGAGACGTTTGTGGACCCCGCCGCGGTGGGAAACGTAGGCCGCTTCCTCAACCACTCCTGCCAGCCCAACCTGTTCATGCAGCCGGTCCGTGTGCACTCTGTGGTTCCCAGGCTGGCGCTGTTTGCCGGACGGGACATTGATGCTCAAGAGGAGCTGACGTTTGACTACTCAGGAGGATACAGTAACCAGCCTCCTGTAGAGCTGCTGTCCACACAGAGTGACGCTGCCATAGAGGCCAGTAGGACACATGGACTCCAGAGGAAAGAGTGCCACTGTGGTGCCAACAACTGTGTCCAGTTCCTTCCACTGGATTTATCTATTATTAACGGAAATGATTGACATTAAATTTCATATCAcgtttgtttttatctgaatGTCAAGTTGTTTTTCTGAATGATGGAGAAAAGATTTTCGCCCTTTCTCACAATTTCCTGTTAAAAAATTATCTATTTAGTGACGTCTTGGTCTGTTTTCAGTTTCCCTAACATCTCGGCTAATTCAACCGCTCATTAGAACGAGACAATGCAACTCGTTGATGGCTCTGCAAACACAATCAGCTGGATGAGTCGCGTCTGAGCCCGTCATTGTTTCCTGTTTGGTCCCCGGCGGTGTCTCCTGATCTGCCACCGTCTCCCACTCAATGTAAGACGATGCAATGAAAACTAAAAGCAAGAAAAACGAGCTTTATTTTTCTGAGAAAGTAAACTTGTTTGCATTCCTTTCACTTGTTTCATTTCATCTATCAGGGGAGGTTTGTTCTGGATAGGACATTTCCCAATAGATTTACAGACTTgcagctgtcatgttgtcctgGCACACTTAGGTCCCATTTCTCACACGACGCATGAATCTGGAAGGAACAGAAGCATCATTTGCACTGACAGAGATGGGAGGCATGATGTTTAATAAGTTTCTTTTAATAGCCACACAGGC
This portion of the Sebastes fasciatus isolate fSebFas1 chromosome 1, fSebFas1.pri, whole genome shotgun sequence genome encodes:
- the setmar gene encoding histone-lysine N-methyltransferase SETMAR isoform X1; amino-acid sequence: MSSNRPDVDLSNSLENVPVLIERSSAVMTFPEFQYSPDNIQGPGCSVDPSEVTLPGCSCRSHSCFPENCSCLQTHGQAYDSTGTLLTLSRTDSGYCSPVFECNALCTCSDACSNRVVQRGLRLRLVVYGTENRGWGVRTLEAIPCGTFVCEYAGEVISFEEARRRQLAQRSEENNYIIAVREHAGTGSITETFVDPAAVGNVGRFLNHSCQPNLFMQPVRVHSVVPRLALFAGRDIDAQEELTFDYSGGYSNQPPVELLSTQSDAAIEASRTHGLQRKECHCGANNCVQFLPLDLSIINGND
- the setmar gene encoding histone-lysine N-methyltransferase SETMAR isoform X2; the encoded protein is MEFCLPIICELLPACILDSQFYSPDNIQGPGCSVDPSEVTLPGCSCRSHSCFPENCSCLQTHGQAYDSTGTLLTLSRTDSGYCSPVFECNALCTCSDACSNRVVQRGLRLRLVVYGTENRGWGVRTLEAIPCGTFVCEYAGEVISFEEARRRQLAQRSEENNYIIAVREHAGTGSITETFVDPAAVGNVGRFLNHSCQPNLFMQPVRVHSVVPRLALFAGRDIDAQEELTFDYSGGYSNQPPVELLSTQSDAAIEASRTHGLQRKECHCGANNCVQFLPLDLSIINGND